One region of Niallia sp. Man26 genomic DNA includes:
- a CDS encoding metallophosphoesterase codes for MRRRFILLTLVFMLLPFHHSEAEELHNPIKAKLKILQTTDIHANILDYDYKNNNRTIEYGLSRTASLIQKIRSQNENTLLFDVGDMIKGNALADFIAKSPFLPVTDIHPAYKTMNLLQYDAATVGNHEFNYGLDFLLKTVSGADFPVVNANIYIDDHNQMAEDDLHFFNPYTIMPYPIKTEAGTVETINVGVIGLLTPIAAEWDKEYFKDNLIIKNMSETAAEIVPIMKKAGADIIIALVHAGLQSDDALKDKRGNNVVDVSKVEGIDVLLYGHSHSLFPKKGEKNIEGINHQAGTINKKPAVQAGFWGNHLGIIDLSLEKRDSVWKIAASKSQAKPIIRIINGKKVPVVSPYQPIEYLMEPYHQETLEYVKTLK; via the coding sequence GTGAGAAGACGATTTATTCTTTTGACTCTGGTGTTCATGCTATTGCCATTTCACCATTCAGAGGCAGAGGAACTACATAATCCAATTAAAGCTAAATTGAAAATACTACAAACAACCGACATCCATGCAAATATTCTAGATTATGATTATAAAAATAATAACAGGACAATTGAGTATGGTTTAAGCAGAACAGCTTCTCTTATTCAAAAAATCAGGTCACAAAACGAAAATACCTTGTTATTTGATGTAGGCGATATGATAAAAGGAAATGCTTTAGCAGACTTTATCGCCAAAAGTCCATTTCTTCCTGTTACAGACATTCACCCTGCTTACAAAACAATGAATTTATTACAGTATGACGCAGCAACAGTGGGAAACCATGAGTTTAACTATGGACTGGATTTTTTATTAAAGACTGTTTCAGGAGCTGATTTCCCAGTAGTGAATGCGAATATTTATATTGACGATCATAATCAAATGGCAGAGGATGACCTGCATTTTTTTAATCCTTATACAATCATGCCATATCCCATCAAGACAGAGGCTGGAACAGTCGAAACAATCAATGTTGGTGTCATAGGCTTACTTACGCCCATTGCAGCCGAATGGGACAAGGAATACTTCAAAGATAATCTCATCATTAAGAATATGAGCGAAACAGCTGCAGAGATTGTACCAATAATGAAAAAAGCGGGAGCTGATATTATCATTGCCCTTGTTCATGCAGGTCTTCAATCAGATGATGCCTTAAAGGATAAACGAGGCAATAATGTGGTGGATGTCAGCAAGGTAGAAGGAATTGATGTTTTGTTGTACGGGCATTCTCACAGTCTGTTTCCGAAAAAGGGCGAAAAAAATATAGAGGGTATTAATCACCAAGCTGGAACGATTAATAAAAAGCCAGCGGTGCAAGCTGGTTTTTGGGGAAATCATTTAGGCATTATTGATTTATCATTGGAAAAACGGGACAGCGTTTGGAAAATTGCAGCATCGAAATCACAGGCGAAGCCGATTATTCGCATCATAAACGGCAAAAAGGTACCCGTTGTTTCACCGTATCAACCAATTGAATATTTAATGGAGCCTTACCATCAAGAAACATTGGAGTATGTTAAAACCTTAAAGTAA
- a CDS encoding MerR family transcriptional regulator, whose product MNIYSIHEASQKLTTSPKTLKQWENKFKELLVIPRTKNGARFYTDKELSLLLEVKNLYAEKRNTTEVKKTLSMILQPKEAKQEQDVATKEMTPPVLEEAAANEIQIIHNDDLITKIDRNTEDDNQLQVLLSSLETYKQDFLHEVKQEIRNGIKQEVLETISTEIQAGKTETIEKLSSALADHKDAAKEEMEHIAEIVHTSTQKTTDDYESIKTNIRKLSQISKAERKTYSKQWTAATTSTKEIKAMMDHLSKSNSEINKTVEQLHKNDRMLMEAIQVEREQMSKDIKDREKSFQELVQSFRQTAVAEPPKKTWWKIWHK is encoded by the coding sequence ATGAACATTTATTCTATTCATGAAGCATCTCAAAAGCTGACGACAAGTCCGAAAACATTAAAGCAATGGGAAAATAAATTTAAAGAGCTGCTAGTTATTCCTCGTACAAAAAACGGAGCACGTTTTTATACAGACAAAGAGCTTTCCCTACTGCTGGAAGTAAAGAATCTTTATGCTGAAAAGCGAAATACGACAGAAGTTAAAAAAACACTAAGTATGATTCTTCAGCCTAAGGAAGCAAAGCAAGAACAAGACGTGGCGACTAAAGAAATGACACCACCTGTCTTAGAAGAAGCTGCTGCTAATGAGATTCAAATCATTCATAATGATGATTTAATAACGAAAATAGACAGAAATACAGAGGATGATAATCAGCTTCAAGTATTGCTCTCGTCTTTAGAAACATATAAACAGGATTTTCTTCATGAAGTGAAGCAAGAAATACGCAACGGCATTAAACAAGAGGTGCTTGAAACAATCTCAACAGAAATACAAGCAGGCAAAACAGAAACGATTGAAAAACTGTCAAGTGCACTTGCTGACCACAAGGATGCTGCCAAAGAAGAGATGGAGCATATCGCAGAAATCGTACATACAAGCACACAAAAAACAACGGACGACTATGAATCCATTAAAACTAATATTAGAAAGCTGTCGCAAATTTCAAAAGCAGAAAGAAAAACCTATTCAAAGCAATGGACAGCAGCAACTACCTCTACTAAAGAAATTAAAGCAATGATGGATCATCTGTCTAAATCAAACAGTGAAATCAACAAAACGGTAGAGCAGCTTCATAAAAATGATCGGATGCTGATGGAGGCTATCCAAGTAGAGCGTGAGCAAATGTCTAAGGATATTAAAGACAGAGAAAAAAGCTTTCAGGAGCTTGTCCAGTCATTCAGACAAACGGCTGTAGCCGAACCTCCTAAAAAAACATGGTGGAAAATTTGGCATAAATAA
- a CDS encoding HAD family hydrolase — MANFQALFLDIDGTILQPDDTMQESTKTAVKLMKEKGLEIFLATGRPLHEIADIGEILKINSFIGYNGALAIYDGQDIVKSPMDPNLVDLYIKIAAEKNNELVLYTSSHNLLSNPDSEVTKQFCKKFHLRSNKQYTEDEKANILGITVMNLNEEDIHLYEGFPEIHLSQVNIEGFRHSYDVISDKVNKGMAISTVLKRLNIDAKNAIAFGDGMNDKEMLSVVGEGFAMGNAHEKLFAYAKHTTTSVSDSGIYNGLKTLGLIEE; from the coding sequence ATGGCAAATTTCCAAGCATTATTTCTAGATATTGATGGCACTATTCTGCAGCCTGATGACACGATGCAAGAGTCAACTAAAACCGCAGTCAAACTGATGAAGGAAAAAGGACTTGAAATATTCTTGGCAACAGGCAGACCGCTTCATGAAATAGCAGATATAGGAGAAATATTAAAAATTAATTCTTTCATCGGCTATAATGGCGCTTTAGCTATTTACGACGGGCAAGACATTGTGAAAAGCCCAATGGATCCAAATTTAGTGGACTTATACATAAAAATCGCTGCTGAAAAAAACAATGAGCTTGTGCTTTACACAAGCAGCCATAATCTCCTCTCTAATCCAGACAGTGAAGTAACAAAGCAATTCTGCAAGAAATTCCATTTAAGAAGCAATAAGCAGTACACGGAAGATGAAAAAGCAAATATATTAGGCATTACGGTCATGAACTTGAACGAAGAGGATATTCATCTGTATGAAGGTTTCCCTGAGATTCATTTATCCCAAGTGAATATCGAAGGTTTTCGCCACTCCTATGATGTAATCAGTGACAAAGTAAATAAAGGAATGGCCATTAGTACCGTATTAAAAAGGCTGAATATCGATGCGAAGAACGCGATTGCTTTTGGTGATGGCATGAACGATAAAGAAATGCTGTCTGTTGTTGGCGAAGGCTTTGCCATGGGTAATGCTCATGAAAAGCTGTTTGCTTATGCAAAACATACCACTACCTCTGTAAGTGATTCTGGTATTTATAATGGCTTAAAAACGCTTGGTCTCATAGAAGAATAA
- a CDS encoding CAP domain-containing protein, producing the protein MLKNTLKTVLTMSMAVGMLAACSPDPDDMDTTNNINETGQISNLKTDTNSNRYPHTQPIKIQDAKYEFRIVNRGAVPNGNANGNTNANTNNATANQKTQNPTTNNIQQSQPAPAQPAPAQPSAKKAAEIAGENKGSSEYVDAVISLTNKERQKAGLSALTAYPELNDVANVKAQDMNEKGYFSHTSPTYGSPFDMMRDFGIKYKSAGENIAQGQRTPEEVVNAWMNSEGHRANILSKDFSHIGVGFEETGHEWVQMFVKK; encoded by the coding sequence ATGCTAAAAAATACTTTAAAAACAGTTTTAACAATGAGTATGGCTGTAGGTATGCTTGCAGCTTGTAGTCCAGACCCTGATGATATGGATACTACCAACAATATTAACGAAACAGGCCAGATTTCGAACCTGAAAACGGACACAAACAGCAACCGTTATCCACATACACAACCGATTAAGATTCAGGATGCGAAATATGAGTTCAGAATAGTGAATCGCGGTGCCGTGCCGAATGGAAATGCAAATGGAAACACAAATGCTAATACAAATAATGCAACTGCGAATCAAAAGACTCAAAATCCGACTACAAATAACATCCAACAATCACAGCCAGCGCCTGCCCAGCCTGCACCAGCACAACCGTCAGCTAAAAAGGCAGCTGAAATTGCCGGTGAAAATAAAGGCTCTAGTGAATACGTGGACGCTGTTATTAGCTTAACAAATAAAGAAAGACAAAAAGCTGGACTATCTGCGCTAACAGCGTATCCGGAATTAAATGATGTAGCCAATGTAAAAGCACAAGATATGAATGAAAAAGGCTATTTTTCTCATACAAGTCCGACATATGGATCACCATTCGACATGATGAGAGATTTTGGCATCAAGTATAAGTCAGCTGGTGAAAACATTGCCCAAGGACAAAGAACACCAGAAGAAGTCGTTAACGCATGGATGAACAGTGAGGGACACCGTGCTAATATTCTCAGCAAAGATTTCAGTCATATAGGTGTAGGTTTTGAAGAAACTGGTCATGAATGGGTTCAAATGTTTGTAAAAAAATAA
- a CDS encoding thioredoxin family protein codes for MKQISTTEEFNEIINNGETNIVKFFTTWCPDCTRMDMFIGEIIEENADKKWFSLNKDELPELAEKYDVMGIPSLLVFKDGEKIGHLHSANAKTPEQVEEFLAPFKK; via the coding sequence ATGAAACAAATCAGTACAACAGAGGAATTCAACGAGATTATCAATAATGGCGAAACAAATATTGTTAAATTTTTCACGACTTGGTGCCCTGACTGCACAAGAATGGATATGTTCATTGGGGAGATCATCGAGGAAAATGCAGACAAAAAATGGTTCAGCCTCAATAAAGACGAACTGCCTGAACTAGCAGAAAAGTATGATGTTATGGGTATTCCAAGTCTGCTTGTCTTCAAAGACGGTGAAAAAATCGGCCATTTGCACAGCGCTAACGCAAAAACACCAGAGCAAGTGGAAGAGTTTTTAGCTCCATTTAAAAAATAA
- a CDS encoding alpha/beta hydrolase → MCLRYQEYGDKNASLMVFLHGGGVSSWMWDKQTPYFSHYHCLTIDLPEHGENDCELNFSIQTSAEKINDLIEKIANGKKIIVIGFSLGAQVTIQMLSMKPNLIHYAVINSALVRPNSFVKRMIKPTIKLTFPLVRNQSFAKLQAKALYIDKEYFATYYKEISQMKSDALVRILEENMSFEIPENFKKAKSKILVSVGEREKAVMKKSATDIVLNNSNCTGIIIRDVGHGVSLLYPTFFNQMIEKWIQEDALPQDVIPIK, encoded by the coding sequence TTGTGTTTACGTTACCAAGAGTATGGGGATAAGAACGCTTCATTGATGGTATTTTTGCACGGAGGTGGAGTAAGTAGCTGGATGTGGGATAAACAAACTCCATATTTCAGTCATTATCATTGCCTGACAATTGACTTGCCAGAACATGGGGAGAACGATTGTGAGTTGAATTTTTCCATTCAAACAAGTGCAGAAAAAATAAATGACTTGATAGAAAAAATCGCGAATGGTAAAAAAATAATCGTGATTGGATTTTCCCTAGGTGCACAGGTAACGATACAAATGTTAAGTATGAAACCTAATTTAATTCATTATGCGGTCATAAACAGTGCATTAGTAAGACCTAATTCTTTTGTTAAAAGGATGATTAAACCTACGATAAAATTAACCTTTCCTTTAGTTAGAAATCAATCTTTTGCAAAGCTTCAAGCGAAAGCACTTTACATTGATAAAGAGTACTTTGCAACCTATTATAAGGAAATTTCTCAAATGAAATCAGATGCTCTTGTTAGAATATTAGAAGAAAATATGTCATTTGAAATCCCTGAAAATTTCAAAAAAGCAAAGAGCAAAATATTAGTTTCTGTTGGTGAAAGAGAAAAGGCAGTAATGAAAAAATCAGCAACAGATATAGTATTAAATAATTCAAATTGTACTGGGATCATTATCCGAGACGTCGGTCACGGAGTATCCCTGTTATATCCTACTTTCTTTAATCAAATGATTGAAAAATGGATACAGGAGGATGCTTTGCCGCAAGACGTAATACCAATAAAGTAA
- the ppc gene encoding phosphoenolpyruvate carboxylase, with translation MTTRLKVNESSSSLRRDVKRLGIILGEVLVHHGGQELLQKVETIRKLAKELRNNYNDGTYQELKKEMENLERPMRRQVIRAFSKYFHLVNVAELNHRIRRRREYQLQENNLVQPASIESAIQAFKSKNLTEDAIQNVLDTLSLELIITAHPTESTKRSILEIQKRIANLLKQLDNPMLTRKERKQIDQELFEEITIMWQTDELRLTRPTVMDEVRNGLYYFDQTLFDVLPEIHQEVQDALHENYPTYNWNVPNFLTFGSWIGGDRDGNPNVTPEVTWQTLHKQNKLVLKKYTDAVIELMKRFSHSTNRIKVSSKLIQSIVEEEQLYLDEDTKWAVETEVYRRKFAVIIERLKATGKSEKGYTDSEELLKDLILIQDSFVIHQPKDHEQKDLQKLIRQVRLFGFHLATLDIRNHSGEHEAAISEILKKVGIAEDYSSLDEESKMNILESVLKDPRPILLLNEDYSAQTQEMIKTFQMIRNAHKKFGKRSITVYLISMTQSASDLLEVLVLAKEAGIYRLHADGTVESHLNVAPLLETIDDLVAGPDIMQTLFELPVYKNHLIQHENQQEIMLGYSDGSKDGGTLTANWKLYKAQREIHEMASRYKIGLKFFHGRGGSLGRGGGPLNKSILSQPAETLGDGVKITEQGEVLSSRYLLEDIAFRSLEQAISTLLKAFAHISNNELDQTEKDKWETAMEDISAISLKKYQSLVFFDDDFMTYFKEATPLNEIGNLKIGSRPMSRKSKQTFEDLRAIPWVFAWTQSRQLLPAWYAAGTGLHEFADRNTSNIGILKEMYQKWPFFRSTIDNLQMALMKADLTTAREYSSLVEDESIGTRIYENIKEEYNKTKAILLEISGEEELLDHTPTIQESVYRRNPYVDPLNFFQVELIKQLRDQETPDPELLNQVLLTINGIAAGLRNTG, from the coding sequence ATGACAACAAGACTAAAAGTTAACGAAAGCAGTTCATCCTTACGCAGGGATGTTAAGCGACTAGGAATCATACTTGGTGAAGTGCTTGTGCATCATGGCGGGCAAGAACTTTTGCAAAAAGTCGAAACAATCCGTAAATTAGCGAAGGAACTGCGCAACAATTATAATGATGGTACATATCAAGAACTGAAAAAAGAAATGGAAAACTTAGAAAGACCGATGAGAAGGCAGGTTATCCGTGCATTCTCTAAATACTTCCACTTAGTGAACGTGGCAGAGCTTAATCACCGTATCAGAAGAAGAAGAGAATATCAGCTGCAGGAAAATAATCTTGTTCAGCCTGCATCAATTGAAAGTGCCATTCAGGCATTTAAGAGTAAAAACCTGACTGAGGATGCTATTCAAAATGTCCTTGATACTTTATCATTGGAGCTGATTATTACAGCGCATCCGACGGAGTCGACAAAGCGGTCTATTCTTGAAATTCAGAAGAGAATCGCAAACCTTCTGAAACAGCTTGATAATCCAATGCTTACAAGAAAAGAGCGTAAGCAAATTGATCAGGAGCTGTTTGAGGAAATTACGATTATGTGGCAAACAGATGAGCTCCGTTTAACGAGACCGACAGTAATGGATGAGGTTCGAAATGGTTTATATTATTTCGATCAGACATTGTTTGATGTATTGCCAGAGATTCATCAAGAAGTACAGGATGCTCTTCATGAGAATTATCCTACGTACAACTGGAATGTGCCGAACTTCCTGACATTCGGTTCATGGATCGGCGGAGACCGAGATGGAAATCCAAACGTAACTCCAGAAGTGACATGGCAAACACTTCATAAGCAAAATAAGCTTGTTCTTAAAAAATATACAGATGCAGTCATTGAGTTAATGAAAAGATTCAGCCATTCTACGAACAGAATCAAAGTAAGCTCGAAGCTGATTCAATCAATCGTGGAAGAGGAACAGCTGTACTTAGATGAAGACACTAAATGGGCTGTTGAAACAGAAGTATATCGAAGAAAGTTTGCAGTCATTATTGAGCGACTGAAAGCTACTGGGAAATCAGAGAAAGGCTACACTGACTCTGAAGAACTGCTGAAAGATTTAATCTTAATTCAGGACAGCTTTGTGATCCACCAGCCGAAGGATCATGAACAAAAAGACTTACAGAAATTAATTCGCCAAGTGCGTTTATTCGGCTTCCACCTTGCGACATTAGATATTCGCAATCACAGTGGTGAGCATGAAGCAGCTATTTCGGAAATTCTGAAAAAGGTAGGAATTGCCGAGGATTACAGCAGCCTTGATGAAGAGAGCAAAATGAATATCCTTGAGTCTGTTTTGAAGGACCCGAGACCGATTTTGTTATTAAATGAGGATTATTCTGCACAAACACAGGAAATGATTAAAACTTTCCAGATGATTCGCAATGCTCACAAAAAATTCGGCAAGCGGTCAATCACAGTCTATCTTATCAGTATGACTCAATCTGCCAGCGATTTGCTTGAAGTGCTTGTTCTTGCAAAAGAAGCAGGAATCTACCGTCTTCATGCAGATGGTACAGTGGAAAGCCATTTAAATGTGGCACCGCTTCTTGAAACAATCGATGATTTAGTGGCAGGTCCTGATATTATGCAAACACTGTTTGAACTGCCTGTTTACAAAAATCATTTAATCCAGCATGAGAACCAGCAGGAAATTATGCTTGGTTATTCTGACGGAAGTAAAGACGGCGGAACATTGACTGCCAACTGGAAGCTGTATAAAGCCCAAAGAGAAATTCATGAAATGGCAAGCAGATATAAAATAGGCCTTAAGTTCTTCCATGGTCGCGGTGGTTCTCTCGGCAGGGGTGGCGGTCCGCTGAACAAGAGTATCTTGTCCCAGCCGGCTGAGACACTTGGAGATGGTGTGAAAATTACAGAACAAGGGGAAGTATTATCTTCTCGCTACTTGTTGGAAGACATTGCCTTCCGCAGTCTCGAGCAAGCTATTTCGACCTTGCTGAAAGCTTTTGCGCATATCTCTAATAATGAGCTAGATCAAACGGAAAAAGACAAATGGGAAACAGCGATGGAAGACATTTCTGCGATCTCGTTGAAAAAATATCAGTCATTAGTGTTCTTTGATGATGATTTTATGACATATTTTAAAGAAGCAACACCTTTGAATGAGATTGGCAACTTGAAAATAGGGTCAAGACCGATGAGTCGAAAAAGCAAGCAAACATTTGAAGATTTACGCGCCATTCCATGGGTATTTGCTTGGACGCAAAGCCGCCAGCTATTGCCGGCATGGTATGCAGCGGGAACTGGTCTTCATGAATTCGCAGATAGAAACACAAGCAACATCGGTATCTTAAAAGAAATGTACCAAAAATGGCCATTCTTCCGTTCCACAATCGATAATTTGCAAATGGCATTAATGAAAGCAGACTTAACAACAGCAAGAGAATATTCATCACTTGTTGAAGATGAGTCAATTGGCACAAGAATTTATGAAAACATTAAAGAAGAATATAATAAGACAAAAGCCATTTTACTTGAAATTTCTGGAGAGGAAGAGCTGTTGGATCATACACCAACGATTCAGGAATCTGTCTATAGAAGAAACCCGTATGTAGACCCACTGAATTTCTTCCAAGTAGAGCTAATTAAACAGCTGCGTGATCAAGAAACACCAGATCCAGAGCTGCTGAATCAAGTGCTGCTTACAATCAATGGAATTGCTGCTGGCTTGCGTAATACAGGCTGA
- a CDS encoding thioredoxin family protein gives MSNLKVWFDKGMSSHQYISSMQVNKENLLKVYNEFSVPAQDMKNLQGLQSKGMKAIILSADWCGDAMVNVPIFLRLANEALIETRFLIRDDNLELMDQFLTNGTARSIPIIIFLDENDELIGRWGPRAEIIQKEVDVLKKDVPAKDSPDYDAAFKAFIKEMVQQFINNREWWTIIKDDLIQSLSSLDKK, from the coding sequence TTGAGTAATCTTAAAGTTTGGTTTGATAAAGGAATGTCTTCTCATCAGTACATATCCAGCATGCAGGTGAATAAAGAGAATCTTTTAAAGGTTTATAATGAATTCTCTGTACCAGCACAAGATATGAAAAATCTGCAGGGTCTGCAATCAAAAGGAATGAAGGCTATAATTCTTAGTGCAGATTGGTGCGGGGATGCCATGGTCAATGTGCCTATCTTTTTGCGCTTAGCTAATGAAGCGTTAATCGAGACAAGATTTTTAATCAGAGATGATAATCTGGAATTAATGGATCAATTTTTGACAAATGGAACTGCACGCTCGATTCCAATTATCATCTTCCTCGATGAAAATGATGAGTTAATCGGCAGATGGGGACCTAGAGCAGAAATTATTCAAAAAGAAGTGGATGTCCTGAAAAAAGACGTGCCTGCTAAAGACTCTCCAGACTATGACGCTGCTTTTAAAGCATTCATAAAGGAAATGGTTCAGCAATTTATCAACAATCGTGAGTGGTGGACGATCATTAAAGATGACCTGATTCAAAGCCTATCATCCTTAGATAAGAAATAA
- a CDS encoding iron-sulfur cluster assembly accessory protein codes for MKVKVNRHAAKVMKQMLSKADEGEMLRVYITEHHGNHAHYDLKLDKQTENDEVVESDKEVAVLLDTRDSEFLDGIWIQYFHMPEPGFVIYNPNKEMHSH; via the coding sequence ATGAAAGTTAAAGTAAACAGACATGCAGCGAAAGTCATGAAACAAATGCTGAGCAAAGCGGATGAAGGTGAAATGCTGCGTGTATACATAACAGAACATCATGGAAACCATGCTCATTATGATCTTAAGCTGGACAAGCAGACAGAAAATGATGAAGTGGTAGAATCAGATAAAGAAGTTGCGGTCCTTTTAGATACACGAGACAGTGAGTTCTTAGACGGTATCTGGATTCAATACTTCCATATGCCAGAGCCAGGATTTGTTATTTACAATCCAAACAAAGAAATGCATAGCCATTAA
- a CDS encoding sugar-binding domain-containing protein — protein sequence MSRAEYPRPQFVRSEWINLNGKWQFEFDDKNEGWKEKYANQEKLTREINVPFVYQSELSGINDRTIHEYIWYKKEIELDHPHDKETLLHFGAVDYYCKVYVNGQFVGEHEGGHTSFHFNISDKLVKGKQTITVFVHDPFDDETIPRGKQFWEKESRGIWYTNSTGIWQTVWIEQLDKEHIESVKFTSDFDHGMVSIDLLISDFTNLIEENRFLNYTISYKDIMIAEDQIKLNSHNVKRAIDIMQNKIFRSNFHDAGFAWTPENPNLFDVKLELVNDAGHVLDTIKSYFGYRKVHSENGMVFLNNKPYYQKLVLDQGYWPEGLLTAPSASDFKRDIELAKEIGFNGCRKHQKTEDPLFLYYADTLGFLVWGECASAPVYTEKAATRLMKEWVEIVERDYNHPSIVTWVPLNESWGVPNIHADKKQQQFSKTMYHMLHAIDGTRLVISNDGWEATTTDICAIHNYNHGNHDEKDKYRYFKEALSSVENLLSYAHGKWQVYANGYSHQGEPIMLTEFGGIGFKVDDQKGWGYTSVETVEEYIRDYRRIMEAVYQSKGLWGYCYTQLTDVEQEINGILTYNRKPKCDLSILREINNQFYPNRLPVVLKQRKD from the coding sequence ATGAGTAGAGCAGAGTATCCAAGACCTCAATTTGTACGATCTGAATGGATAAATTTAAACGGCAAATGGCAATTCGAGTTTGATGATAAGAACGAAGGCTGGAAAGAAAAGTATGCTAATCAGGAGAAACTAACTAGAGAAATAAACGTTCCTTTTGTTTATCAATCGGAGTTAAGCGGCATAAATGACCGCACAATTCACGAATATATATGGTATAAAAAAGAAATAGAACTAGATCATCCACATGATAAGGAGACGTTATTACACTTTGGTGCAGTGGATTACTATTGTAAAGTTTATGTGAACGGGCAATTTGTTGGAGAGCACGAAGGGGGACATACGTCCTTTCATTTTAACATATCAGATAAGCTAGTTAAGGGAAAACAAACAATCACGGTTTTTGTGCATGATCCATTTGATGATGAAACCATTCCTCGTGGGAAACAGTTTTGGGAAAAGGAATCGAGGGGGATTTGGTACACCAATTCTACTGGTATTTGGCAAACAGTCTGGATAGAGCAGCTTGATAAAGAACATATTGAAAGTGTAAAGTTCACCTCTGATTTTGATCATGGCATGGTATCGATAGATCTTCTTATCAGTGATTTTACGAACTTAATAGAAGAAAATAGATTCTTAAACTACACTATTAGTTATAAAGATATCATGATTGCAGAGGATCAGATTAAGTTAAACAGTCATAATGTGAAAAGAGCAATTGATATCATGCAGAATAAAATATTTCGATCCAATTTCCATGATGCAGGTTTTGCGTGGACACCTGAAAATCCAAACCTTTTTGATGTAAAACTAGAATTGGTTAATGATGCTGGTCACGTACTTGATACTATAAAATCTTATTTCGGATATAGAAAAGTACATAGTGAAAATGGGATGGTGTTTTTAAATAATAAGCCATACTATCAAAAGTTAGTCCTGGACCAAGGTTATTGGCCAGAAGGATTATTGACAGCACCTTCAGCAAGTGATTTTAAAAGAGATATTGAATTAGCGAAAGAGATAGGATTTAATGGTTGTCGTAAGCACCAAAAAACAGAAGATCCCTTGTTCTTATATTATGCGGATACTTTAGGGTTCTTAGTATGGGGTGAGTGTGCTTCTGCTCCTGTGTATACAGAAAAAGCGGCTACGAGGCTTATGAAGGAATGGGTGGAAATTGTAGAACGAGATTATAATCACCCGTCCATTGTCACCTGGGTTCCGTTAAATGAAAGTTGGGGAGTTCCTAATATTCACGCTGACAAAAAGCAGCAACAATTCTCCAAAACAATGTATCATATGCTGCATGCTATTGATGGTACGAGGCTTGTCATCTCTAATGATGGCTGGGAAGCTACTACTACAGATATATGTGCTATTCACAATTATAATCATGGAAATCATGATGAAAAGGATAAGTATCGTTATTTTAAAGAAGCACTCTCTTCTGTTGAAAATCTATTATCATATGCACACGGTAAGTGGCAAGTTTATGCAAATGGATATTCTCATCAAGGCGAACCAATTATGCTGACAGAGTTTGGAGGAATAGGCTTTAAAGTGGATGATCAAAAAGGCTGGGGCTATACTTCGGTTGAAACGGTAGAAGAATATATCCGGGATTATCGGCGCATTATGGAGGCTGTCTACCAATCGAAAGGGTTATGGGGTTACTGTTATACACAGTTAACAGATGTGGAACAAGAAATAAATGGGATACTTACGTATAACCGCAAACCTAAATGTGATCTTTCTATTTTAAGGGAAATTAATAATCAATTTTACCCAAATAGACTTCCTGTAGTATTAAAACAGCGAAAAGATTGA